Proteins from one Cryptomeria japonica chromosome 4, Sugi_1.0, whole genome shotgun sequence genomic window:
- the LOC131028147 gene encoding uncharacterized protein LOC131028147 has translation MCENYDILFPDQPVVDLYLPMWAKHQHLANKPAFKWVDEAGNEQCSLTYSELHASASTIASNLRSTLRKGDTVLILCPPGIEFVGTIFGCQRAGLVSVPMLPPHPSFSSQEDCLKLVRILQQIQPKAAIAHPTYISSVMKKNDANEMGILLKKMQWISLVSLFKANGPEISLINGGENKYSGCREEDLYLIQYTSGATGNPKPVMITAGSAAHNVREARKAYDLEPWSVIVSWLPQYHDCGLMFLLLTIVSAATCILTSPFMFIKRPTLWLEMVSKYKATCTPVPSFALPLVQNYMSSGSKGESHIKLNLETLRNLIVINEPIYGTVVESFVKKFSVYGLSASAMAPSYGLAENCTFVSTAWGPNISQTPTYRGLLPCARICSQLELDIEMIVVDPKTCEEVEAGEEGEIWISSPSNADGYLDNPWLTNEVFLARPKRKGDWDKGRFYLRTGDMGVITKGIDQYLYITGRLKDIIRARDRLVHPHYLETTAFMSCTQSLRAGCAAAFEADITRSNKKVIVVLAELQNFEHKYITAQDEGRMKRICENIYLCIEKEHGVAVGFVGLVKARCIPKTTSGKLQRWKTGRQLMTGEMELVHKEWFGLGNYNNVLFMCCNGRDLCERCRGLQLQEFTDNASTEVNYGFLKSLM, from the exons ATGTGTGAGAATTATGATATTCTATTTCCAGACCAACCAGTGGTTGATCTTTATCTTCCAATGTGGGCTAAACATCAGCATTTGGCCAATAAACCTGCTTTCAAGTGGGTTGATGAAGCAGGCAATGAGCAGTGCAGTTTGACATACTCAGAGCTCCATGCTTCTGCATCCACCATTGCCTCAAATCTTAGAAGTACACTGCGAAAAGGTGATACAGTTTTGATTCTCTGCCCACCTGGGATTGAATTTGTGGGAACCATTTTTGGGTGCCAAAGAGCTGGGCTAGTGAGTGTTCCCATGCTTCCTCCTCATCCATCCTTCTCTTCTCAG GAGGACTGCCTTAAACTCGTAAGGATACTGCAACAGATTCAACCCAAGGCTGCCATAGCTCATCCTACCTATATTTCAAGTGTCATGAAGAAGAATGATGCTAATGAAATGGGTATTTTGTTGAAGAAAATGCAGTGGATATCACTGGTATCCTTATTCAAAGCCAATGGACCAGAGATATCATTAATTAATGGAGGTGAGAACAAATACAGTGGGTGTAGAGAAGAAGACCTTTATTTGATACAGTACACTTCTGGGGCAACAGGTAACCCTAAGCCAGTCATGATAACAGCAGGATCTGCAGCACACAATGTAAGAGAAGCAAGAAAAGCATATGATCTTGAGCCATGGAGTGTCATAGTTTCATGGCTTCCTCAGTATCATGATTGTGGTCTAATGTTCCTTCTACTCACCATTGTTAGTGCTGCAACCTGTATTTTAACTTCTCCATTCATGTTCATCAAAAGGCCAACCTTGTGGCTGGAAATGGTGAGTAAATACAAGGCTACCTGCACACCAGTACCATCTTTTGCCCTTCCTCTTGTGCAAAACTACATGAGCAGTGGATCTAAGggagagtcacacatcaaactgaATCTAGAAACCCTAAGAAATCTTATAGTGATTAATGAACCTATATATGGTACTGTTGTGGAAAGCTTTGTCAAGAAGTTTTCGGTATATGGTCTGAGTGCTTCTGCCATGGCTCCATCCTATGGACTTGCAGAAaactgtacatttgtatctactgcATGGGGACCCAATATAAGCCAAACTCCTACTTACAGAGGCCTTTTGCCTTGTGCAAGAATTTGCTCACAATTGGAACTCGACATTGAAATGATAGTTGTTGATCCAAAGACTTGTGAAGAAGTAGAAGCAGGCGAAGAAGGTGAGATTTGGATCTCTTCTCCAAGCAATGCAGACGGCTACCTCGACAACCCTTGGCTTACAAACGAG GTATTCCTAGCAAGGCCAAAGAGAAAAGGAGATTGGGACAAAGGAAGATTTTACTTAAGAACAGGAGATATGGGTGTTATTACAAAAGGCATTGATCAGTATTTGTATATAACTGGTCGTCTCAAGGACATTATAAGAGCAAGAGATCGTTTGGTGCATCCTCACTATCTTGAAACAACTGCTTTCATGAGCTGTACTCAGAGTTTGAGAGCAGGTTGTGCTGCTGCCTTTGAAGCAGACATAACTAGATCTAACAAAAAAGTAATAGTAGTACTTGCTGAACTGCAGAATTTTGAGCATAAATATATCACAGCCCAAGATGAAGGTAGGATGAAAAGAATTTGTGAAAATATTTATTTGTGTATTGAGAAGGAGCATGGAGTGGCTGTTGGCTTTGTTGGGTTGGTTAAGGCTCGGTGTATTCCAAAGACTACATCAGGGAAGTTACAGAGATGGAAAACAGGAAGACAATTAATGACAGGTGAGATGGAACTAGTACACAAAGAATGGTTTGGACTGGGTAATTATAATAATGTCTTGTTCATGTGCTGTAATGGGAGGGATCTCTGTGAGAGATGTAGAGGGCTACAACTGCAAGAATTCACGGACAATGCCAGCACTGAAGTGAATTATGGTTTTCTGAAATCGTTGATGTAA